A stretch of Saccharomyces eubayanus strain FM1318 chromosome III, whole genome shotgun sequence DNA encodes these proteins:
- the SRO9 gene encoding Sro9p → MSAETAAANTVTAPVPEVQEQESAKSKQVNLTPAPLPTSSPWKLSPADVPVSSISIEDLDATRKKKNRTPTPKSSTATKWVPIKASITVSGTKRSGSKNGGNNGSNNNKSKNNKNASSSTSSSTANRKKKHHQHNVKKQQQQQVKNDGSEPATEEESKDTAPQENDQSTQQQQPPHHRSHHHSHHHNSNGPQRRKFHNSSNTGMPQNQGFPPQFKPYQGHNPRPTNNNRSKYHNHFHHNQHHSQQPMVKLQQQFYPVQPVLMAINNIARQIEYYFSEENLTVDNYLRSKLSKDGFAPLSLISKFYRVVNMSFGGDANLVLAALREIVANESATVNVAEGSLVTKETDTVAETEEVEEPSPLDKYFVRSKNWSNWLPETVETEVNIEKELVGDALDEFMISLPTAPQQEEEPITESVPQEQETNEEPVPAAASEPESSL, encoded by the coding sequence ATGTCTGCTGAAACCGCCGCTGCCAATACTGTTACCGCTCCAGTCCCAGAAGTACAAGAACAGGAGAGTGCCAAGAGCAAACAAGTCAACTTGACACCGGCACCTTTGCCCACTTCCTCCCCATGGAAGCTTTCCCCAGCCGATGTCCCTGTTTCCTCGATTTCCATAGAAGACTTGGATGcgacaagaaagaagaagaacaggaCACCTACTCCAAAGTCATCTACTGCCACCAAGTGGGTTCCAATCAAGGCCTCCATTACTGTTTCTGGTACTAAGAGATCCGGTTCTAAGAACGGTGGTAATAACggcagcaacaacaacaaaagcaaaaacaataagaaTGCATCATCGTCGACATCGTCGAGCACCGCCaacaggaaaaagaagcatCACCAACACAATGTTAAgaagcaacaacagcaacaggTGAAAAATGATGGCTCCGAACCCGCCACTGAAGAAGAGTCAAAGGACACTGCCCCTCAAGAAAATGACCAATCTacacaacagcaacagccaCCTCACCACCGTAGTCACCACCATAGCCATCACCACAATAGCAACGGGCctcaaagaagaaagtttCATAACAGTAGTAACACCGGTATGCCTCAGAACCAAGGGTTCCCTCCACAGTTCAAGCCTTACCAAGGCCACAACCCCCGCCCTACCAACAACAACCGTTCAAAGTACCACAACCACTTCCATCACAACCAACACCACTCTCAACAACCTATGGTGAAATTACAACAACAGTTTTATCCAGTCCAACCGGTTCTAATGGCCATCAACAACATTGCTAGACAAATCGAATACTACTTCAGTGAAGAAAACTTGACCGTCGATAACTATTTAAGATCTAAGCTATCAAAGGATGGGTTTGCTCCGTTGTCTTTGATCTCTAAATTTTATAGAGTTGTCAATATGTCCTTCGGCGGTGACGCTAACTTGGTCTTAGCTGCATTGAGAGAAATCGTCGCTAACGAATCTGCAACCGTCAATGTTGCCGAAGGTTCTTTGGTCACCAAGGAAACTGACACTGTCGCTGAAACTGAGGAAGTGGAAGAACCATCTCCTTTAGACAAATATTTCGTTCGCTCCAAGAATTGGTCAAACTGGTTGCCAGAAACTGTTGAAACTGAAGTcaacattgaaaaagagCTAGTCGGCGACGCTTTAGACGAGTTCATGATATCTTTGCCAACTGCCCCTcaacaagaagaggaaCCAATCACTGAATCCGTTCctcaagaacaagaaaccaACGAGGAACCGGTCCCAGCTGCCGCCAGTGAACCTGAATCCTCTTTATAG
- the GRX1 gene encoding dithiol glutaredoxin GRX1 — protein sequence MVSQETIDHVKELIAEKEIFVASKTYCPYCHAALNTLFQKLNVPKSKVLVLQLNEMKDGVDIQAALYQLNGQRTVPNIYINGKHIGGNDDLQELRETGELEELLEPILAN from the coding sequence ATGGTATCCCAAGAAACTATCGATCACGTCAAGGAACTTATTGCCGAGAAGGAAATTTTCGTTGCGTCCAAGACGTACTGTCCATACTGCCACGCAGCGTTAAACACTCTGTTCCAGAAATTGAACGTGCCAAAGTCCAAAGTGCTGGTCCTGCAGCTGAACGAGATGAAGGACGGCGTGGATATCCAGGCAGCCTTGTACCAGCTCAACGGCCAAAGAACCGTGCCAAACATCTACATCAACGGTAAGCATATTGGGGGGAACGACGACTTGCAAGAGTTGCGTGAAACCGGCGAATTGGAAGAACTCTTGGAACCTATCCTGGCaaactaa
- the LSB5 gene encoding Lsb5p, which translates to MGFLTDHPHTAITETIFRIVSSRDYTLEVELAPLIQLIKADHNDYNYTINQEEAARALRKKIKYGNRLQQSRTLDLLDLFISQGVKFTVMYNDDKLLQRLQGMATNSETSGSGEKYESRIIKKCAGYVVAWANYIVQNGLERARAYAGLYQMGLLVKQKYSKTSRSSRRSGRSGGRSNFMDDSADDTLYQSGSLTSADRLYRIPQINMNKEAPRIRLIISDALASAVSLQNSLIGLPKAKCSTDDEEATSKFIQARAIRRKVLRYLQLVTEGEFLGSLIHANDELVAALTAYDERSAQDDAADEDDHDSYNDDVYDENEQDNSRYIDSDSSEEESLSSCQPSSASNPFGDHNKI; encoded by the coding sequence ATGGGGTTTCTTACGGATCATCCACACACCGCAATTACCGAGACGATCTTTCGGATCGTCTCTTCAAGAGACTACACGCTGGAGGTGGAGCTAGCACCCTTGATCCAGCTGATCAAGGCTGACCACAACGACTACAACTACACTATCAACCAGGAGGAGGCTGCTCGGGCGCTCAGAAAGAAGATCAAGTATGGAAACCGGCTACAACAGTCCAGGACGCTGGACCTCCTGGACCTGTTTATTTCGCAGGGTGTCAAGTTCACCGTGATGTACAACGATGACAAGCTGCTGCAGAGGCTGCAGGGCATGGCAACAAACTCCGAAACCAGCGGGTCCGGAGAAAAGTACGAATCTCGGATCATCAAGAAGTGTGCCGGCTATGTTGTTGCGTGGGCGAACTACATTGTGCAGAATGGTCTGGAGCGTGCCAGAGCCTATGCGGGTCTTTACCAAATGGGCCTGTTGGTCAAGCAGAAGTACTCAAAAACCAGCCGTTCCAGCCGTCGTAGTGGGCGTTCCGGTGGCCGCTCAAACTTCATGGATGATAGTGCCGACGACACTTTGTACCAGTCCGGATCACTAACCAGTGCCGATAGGCTGTATAGGATTCCGCAGATCAACATGAACAAGGAGGCACCCAGGATCAGGCTCATCATCAGTGATGCTCTCGCGTCTGCTGTCTCCTTGCAAAACTCGCTGATCGGGTTGCCCAAGGCTAAGTGCTCCACGGACGACGAAGAGGCTACGTCCAAGTTCATCCAGGCCAGGGCCATCAGGAGGAAAGTTCTTAGATACCTGCAACTGGTCACCGAGGGCGAGTTTCTTGGTAGTTTGATTCATGCCAACGATGAGTTGGTTGCTGCTTTGACTGCATATGACGAGAGAAGTGCTCAGGATGACGCCGCCGACGAGGATGACCATGACTCGTACAACGATGACGTTTACGATGAAAACGAGCAGGACAACAGCAGGTACATCGACAGCGACTCCTCGGAGGAGGAGAGCCTATCCTCGTGTCAGCCCTCCAGCGCCTCAAACCCATTCGGCGATCATAATAAGATTTAA